One Pseudomonas tolaasii NCPPB 2192 genomic window carries:
- a CDS encoding D-isomer specific 2-hydroxyacid dehydrogenase family protein encodes MSQVIIASQLDEDFNQVIRERLAPLHPEAQVIGVPVGVPSDLPPHANILLLRPINVRGYTAPDTPPPGWPYGAQWVHLVSSGIDFYPHWLFNGPPVSTSRGSASDNLAEFALAAIFAASKHLPDIWVKDAQWHFTALRPLKGTTLGILGFGAIGKSLARKALALGINVIALRQRQAPFEVEGVEAAKDIHDLFARADHLVLAAPLTEATRHIVNREVLDSAKPGLHLINIARGGLLDQQALLQALDNGRIGLASLDVTEPEPLPDGHPLYSHPRVRLSPHTSAISTNSAHEIAEAFLANLERYLDGSKLANLVEI; translated from the coding sequence ATGAGTCAGGTGATTATCGCCAGCCAGCTGGACGAAGATTTCAACCAGGTGATCCGCGAGCGCCTGGCGCCGCTGCACCCTGAAGCCCAGGTGATCGGCGTGCCCGTCGGCGTGCCCAGCGACCTGCCGCCCCACGCCAATATCCTGCTGCTGCGCCCGATCAATGTGCGCGGCTACACCGCGCCGGACACCCCGCCACCGGGCTGGCCGTATGGCGCGCAGTGGGTGCACTTGGTGTCGTCGGGCATCGATTTCTATCCGCACTGGCTGTTCAACGGCCCGCCGGTCAGCACCTCACGGGGCAGCGCCTCCGATAACCTCGCGGAATTCGCTCTGGCGGCGATCTTTGCCGCATCCAAGCACTTGCCGGACATTTGGGTGAAGGATGCCCAGTGGCACTTCACCGCGCTGCGCCCGCTCAAGGGCACCACGCTCGGCATTCTTGGCTTTGGCGCAATTGGCAAAAGCCTCGCGCGCAAAGCGCTGGCCTTGGGGATCAATGTGATCGCGTTGCGTCAACGCCAGGCGCCCTTCGAGGTTGAAGGGGTTGAAGCGGCGAAGGATATCCATGACCTGTTCGCCCGTGCCGACCATCTGGTACTGGCCGCGCCGCTGACCGAGGCCACGCGGCATATCGTCAATCGTGAGGTGCTCGACAGCGCAAAGCCGGGGCTGCACCTGATCAACATCGCGCGCGGCGGTTTGCTGGATCAGCAGGCCTTGCTGCAAGCCCTGGACAATGGCCGGATCGGCCTGGCCTCCCTCGACGTGACCGAACCTGAACCGCTACCGGACGGGCACCCGTTGTACAGCCATCCGCGGGTGCGGCTGTCGCCCCATACTTCGGCGATTTCGACGAACAGCGCACATGAGATTGCCGAGGCATTTCTGGCGAATCTGGAGCGCTATCTCGACGGTTCAAAACTGGCCAACCTCGTCGAAATCTAA
- a CDS encoding LysR family transcriptional regulator — MNPFEDMRLFCQVMESGSFTAAAEQLGLSKQFVSRRLIQLEDRLGVRLLNRSTRRLDVTPLGQSYYESALRLLGEVEQVEQGIAGQNSEPRGTIRLSAPLSFAMAHLSCLLPLFLQRHPQVSVEVDLSDRPVDLIGEGYDLVLRIGILEDSTLIARRIGNVPRVYCASPDYLALRGTPRKPEDLAAHDCLPYGHGRQVQWRFQNKGKLQSVNVSGRMRVNNGELLRDTAIAGLGVTYLPTFIVDEALKDGRLVTVLEEFAPEPLTLSAVYPQHRQSSRPVQALVEFLRERLAGGC, encoded by the coding sequence ATGAACCCCTTCGAAGACATGCGCCTGTTCTGCCAGGTCATGGAGTCCGGCAGTTTCACCGCCGCCGCCGAGCAACTGGGCCTGTCCAAGCAATTCGTCAGCCGCCGCCTGATTCAGCTGGAAGACCGCCTGGGCGTGCGCCTGCTCAACCGCTCCACACGCCGCCTCGACGTCACGCCACTGGGCCAGAGTTACTACGAATCGGCCTTGCGCCTGCTCGGTGAAGTCGAGCAAGTTGAGCAGGGCATTGCCGGCCAGAACAGCGAGCCGCGCGGCACGATCCGGCTCAGTGCCCCCTTGTCGTTTGCGATGGCCCACCTGAGCTGCCTGCTGCCGTTATTCCTGCAACGCCATCCCCAGGTCTCGGTGGAAGTCGACCTGAGCGACCGCCCCGTGGACCTGATCGGCGAGGGCTACGACCTGGTGCTGCGCATCGGCATTCTTGAAGACTCCACCCTGATCGCCCGACGCATCGGCAACGTGCCGCGCGTGTACTGCGCCAGCCCCGACTACCTGGCCCTGCGCGGCACGCCGCGCAAACCCGAAGACCTTGCCGCCCACGACTGCCTGCCCTACGGCCATGGCCGCCAGGTGCAATGGCGGTTCCAAAACAAGGGCAAGTTGCAGTCGGTGAATGTGAGCGGGCGTATGCGCGTCAATAACGGCGAGCTGTTGCGCGACACGGCGATTGCCGGATTGGGGGTGACTTACTTGCCGACCTTCATCGTCGACGAGGCGTTGAAAGACGGGCGACTGGTGACGGTGCTGGAGGAATTCGCACCTGAACCGTTGACACTGTCGGCGGTGTATCCCCAGCACCGCCAGAGTTCACGGCCGGTGCAGGCGCTGGTGGAGTTCTTGCGCGAGCGCCTGGCCGGTGGCTGTTGA